One Aegilops tauschii subsp. strangulata cultivar AL8/78 chromosome 2, Aet v6.0, whole genome shotgun sequence genomic window, TTCGTGTAAATTTGCAAAAGTGTTTGGTACCATTCAGAAAACTTCATGagattaaaaaaatgttcataaatatAAGAAATGGTTACCCATTTTGAAATAATGCTTATGAAATTTATTTAAAATATTCAAAGTTTGTTGATGAAATGTTAACTGAGTAAAAGTATTCATTGTTCATTTGAAATATATTAAGCAGGTATTTGGAAAATGTTGAGAGTGTATCTAAAAAATATTCAGCctgtatatgaaaaatgttcgACGTGTATTAAATATCTATTTGAAAATTGGGGAAAAGgtaaaaatgaaaatgaaaaaaggaaaataaaggAAAAACCAAATTCAAAAAATCAAATGAAACCCAATTAAAACAATAAGAAAAAAAAGTTAGCTTGAGCCTTCCTATAACAGATGGAAGGTTGCCAAAACCGCTCCTGGGAAGTTTCCGAAAACAGAAGGAACACACTTTATTGCGTTGGTCTACTAGTGGTTGCACCAGAGGCGAGAGGATCGTACGTCTCGCAGTAAGCGAGACATGGCTCTGGAAATGGAGTGCTCGCCTATAGGGTTAGCATGACTGGGCCCGCCCCACAACGGGTTACGGAACTTTCACTATAGAGCGCAAACAAGTTCTGGGGACTTTCCACCGTGATTTGGGAATGTTGTCGTCTGGTTTTCTTTTCTATTCGTTTTCATGTGATTTTACCAGTTTTATCATGTTTCATTATTTTCTTGTTTTTTTTACATTTTGTTTTTATTGTTCTTctttgttttattcacctttttTTGTTTCTTCTAGTTAGCATGATTTCTATTTTATATTCATGTTCACTTCTACTTTAAAATTCCATTTTATTTCTAAAAAGGGGTTGATATTTTTTATATACCATGAAAATTTTGTAATAATTGGGTGATATTTGTTTTTACATTTTCATAAACATTTTTACAGGTTCAACATTTTTAAGTGTTACGAACATTTTTGATTTGTCAAATGGACATATTTAAAAAATTCTGAGAACAATTTTATGAACATTTTGAAGTGTGAAGATCATGATTTATAACAATACCAACATGTTAACATGTTATAGATATCTTTTACAAAAAATTACGTGAACAAAATTTTACATTTCATGCACAATTTTTTAACATATATCATGAATTTTTTTAACACTTGTGAACATTTGGATTATATCCTGAACCGATTTATAAATGCaagaacattttttcaaatgtcATGAAAATTTTATTGAAATGCACTGACAATTTTTTAAGCGTGCAGAGCAATTTCGTAATTTGAAAATTATCCATGAAAatgaaaaaaggaaaaataaaatctTTAAAGAAATTAAGTTTTCATATACCTCTAAAATACGTCCTTGCATTTTACTAAAAAGATTtgagaaaaatgaaataaatatATGGAAATATGCAGTTGCGCACGTGCATGTGTCTACCGGTGAGCGCTCTAGGCGAGCTGCGGCAATGTTGGGACAATCCCACACGGTGTGCATTGCAAGCAAGCACTCCATCCTTCTCACTATGAGTGAGAGATAGGCGCACCCGCGGAGCATGCCTAGTGGCACTAACGGTGGAGATTTAGCTCATGCAGCAGGAAGGCCTAGACACGGTTCCGGTCGACCGATCGGTCTACTACAGAGGACCCTTAAAAAACCAAAAAACCTACTTAGTGGCGGAATGAGTCACTTAAAGTTTGCTAAGAAAATCGAGGTGGAGACGTCCACTGGATAACGGGACCATACCTGTCATGGTGGTGCATTCTAGCGGCAACAACAAACTAAAGCAACAAACTACTACTTCCAtaccaaaatataagacgttttgggAGGCCGAGGAAATTGATTCTCCATCAGAGAACACAACGTCGGCAAAAATAGCATCGAAGGGTTCAGCCAAGCCAGGAGTAGGTAGCACCACACAAAGACGAAGGTTTTTGGGTTGGATTTTACTTGGTGCACATGGTTTGTACTAAGTGTATTTGGGCATTGCGGCAGGACAGTAGGAGTGCTGTAGCGTGTGAATTTTCACCAACGGTGATGAAGATTGTGGAGTTGACACTGGTACCCGAAACAGACTAGACAAAGTTGATGTGCTAGATATGGGTTTGTAAGAGCGGTTGGTCTCGGCACACGACACGGGGGTAACCAGATCGGTCCGTTGTCGCACCCCGCATGGGGGTAACCAGACCGGTCCGTATTATGTTAATTTAATACATGTTGAGGAGCGTTTACAGTCAAGAGTTGAGGATGTAGGCATTTATGTTGAACCTTATTAACAAATCTCAGTGTCGTATTGCTGTATTGCATTTAATCGTACAAATTTCTCACACACCATTTATTTGCCAAAGTGCTAAAAATTGTTTCACACCACTATGTTGAAAAGGAGACACTATCGAACAAGAATCTGCCAAAGTGCTAGGTTGTTTGACGGCACCATGTAGAAAAGTAGACATTATTGAACAAGAATAACGAGTTTATTTAATAAAAAGGGAAGGCATCGATTCTCTCGTCTTTTCAGAAATGATCTGATGTGAATGGGAGAGCATCAATAGTTGGCGATGATTCATGCAAAGCACCCCCTACAAAAATGATTCATGGATAGCAGCTGCATACATGAATCATTTGTAATCAAGACACGCAAAAACATGTAACTTTGCCTAAGCAGCACAATGGTTGTGGCACACGAAATAGTGAACAGATCACATTATGGTGCAAGCACCCGCTTGATCCTCCTCGCAGATAACCCGGTAGCCGCTGTATCCGCCGCAGTACGGCGTGCGTGCGCCACCGTAGCAGCCGGCTGGCGGCGGCAGCGCCACAGCGGCGGTGTAGCCGTACGTCCTGCCGCAGTCTGAGCACCTGCAACTTCCGTAGTACCCCTGGTAGCATGACGCGCAGCACGTGCAGCGGCACGGGCCCACAGGTCGCGCCGGCAGCGAGGGGATCTCCACCATCGGCGGCCCGTTCCACGAAGGCATCTCTCCCATCGGGTGCCTCCTCTCCCTAGGGTTCTTGTGGCACTCCGGCCCTGCTTCTGGCACGAAATGGACCTGCATCTCCTTTGGCTTCTCAAGCTCGGCCGGTCTCTCTTgcggcctctcctcctccctgACCGCCTGCATGGTCGCTGACATCTCTCTGTCCGGAGGGGGCTGCTGAGGGTGGTGGTATTCCGGTGGCTGCTCAGCGGGCGGCTGAGGGTGGTACGCAGGTTGCTGCTCGGTGGGCTGCTGAGGGTGGTATTCCGGTGGCTGCTCAGTGGGTGGCTGATGGTGGTATGCCGGTGGTTGCTCAGTGGGCGGCTGAGGGTAGTATGTCTGTGGCTGCTCGGTGGGCGGCTGAGGATGATATTCTTGTGGCTGctcagcgggcggcggcggtgaccccttccccttcccctttGATTTTGATTTCTTTTTGCGACTGTTGCTCGGCGGTGGCCCGGCCATCTCTTCCGGCTTGCCGTCGCCCATGATTTGGACGCCCTTGATCACCTTGCCTCCTTTGCATCTGATCCTGCATGATAGCTTGTGTGGATCGAACGGCCCGTCGATGATGACTGCGTTATTGTTGGTGTCGAAGGAGATCGTCCTAATCCTCTCTTGATCTGTACAAGTCATTTTCTTAGAAGTTATACTAGCAAGTAAGAAATTTGTGTTCGTGATTGGTTTAGCAAGCTCATGTGAAGAGTTTCTTTGTGACTGAGATGCATGAATGAACATATAGTAGTAAATGCAGTACATTCATATGTTCTACGCACCTTGAAGGCTGCAAAGAATCTTGCGGATCTTTTTGTAGCACTGGTGGCAATCAAGGTCGACCCTTAAGATTATAGTGGAGATCTGTGTTGACAGAAGCACAGTAAAGTAAATAGTTACTACCTTTGTTCGTTTTTATAAGACGTTTTAGACATTCAGACACCGTTCAAAACAGTACAAAACAAGCTGTCTGAAACGTCTTATAAAAACAAACGGACGGAGTACTAATGAAGCCTCAAAATCAGGGCATACTTTCCAATTTCAGAGACGCTGAGCTTTTGTTCTTGGTTATCTTATGAATGAATGCTCATAATAGTTCTTTGGGACACAAAAACTGCAATTCCTTCACTACATGATCAATAATAAGGGCATCTTTGGAACTCAGGTTTCTAAAAACTTATGAATAGTAAAAATGTATGGTTGAGATGTCATGACCAACTTTGGTCCATGGGAAACCAAAATATGGGAATTACTTTGACTCATTTGATGCTAGTAATTCCATAGGAATATGAAGTGACAGAAGATGCCTGGGAGGCACAAATACAAATTTCCATGAGGTCTAACTACTATTTTTCACTAGGTGTGGTTTATCCTCTTCTTAGAAATCCTGTGAAATTGTGGTGTAAGAAAGCAATCCATAGAAATTGATGGTCTGGTTTCTTTTACCCAAATCACCCTAAAAACAAATTTCCGACCAACAGAAATCATGCAAAAATCTTATGAAAATCTCTTTGGTTTTCGTTACCAAGTGAATGACTAAGTCAGAAAATGGGAAGCAACATGCACATGTGGACACATGGGTTTTGAATTACGAGAAGTATGTACTTTTGCAGGCATAGATAGAAACCTGTAGCTCCTACTTTGTTTTTCTCCATAGAAAAAGAAACTTCGTTTTTCTCCATTGAACGAATCACTCACAAAGAGATAAACCCTAGAACGGATCGGATgcaaatgagagagagagagagagagagagagagagagagagatcaccTGATCTGTCATGCTGTTGTTGTGAGTCAGTGACCTAGAGAGGCGCAGGggaagagagagggagaggtgcaggggaAGAGAGGGGCGGGAGAGAGATATGTATGCAactgcagagagagagagagagagagagagagaggagaggcgcAGGGGAAGTGAGAGGGGGCGGGAGAGATATATGTATGCAactgcagagagagagagagagagagagagagagagagagagagagagagagcttcTCGTGTGGTTGATATGACACCGTGACACCTGGTCGTCTGGTTGAAGGCGGAAGCTTCGGATGATTTATCAAGCCGAATCTTTTGAAAACTCAGAGATGAAAAATGCAGCTGGCTACACCAAGTCATCAACACAGTTACATCCTTCTAGCTACTTCTCTTTCGGGAAAAGGTAGAAGACCGATGCTGGCGAATGTTGCTACCTAATTAAGTACGAAGTGAGGCCATGGAATCTGGTTCTTGCCATTAAAGAAGCTTTTAGTCCTGATGCCATTGATGTGGGCTTGGCACAACTTGGAAAAGAAACAAGAGCTTGTTGCTTACGGAAGATAACAAAGGAATCCTCGAGCAGAGAAGTCGCGCTGGGAACTACACGTACATGTCCGCGAATCAAATTGAGTTATATTCTTTGAATAGCGAGAAAACGCAACATGTATGATCGCTGTGAAGTATCAGGAGATGACGTGAAAATTCACAATTCTCGCCCATGCCAGAAACTTCATAAAAAAAAGTAACACCTcccacatactccctccgttccaaaatagatgactcactTGAGGGAGTATCTACTAAATAAATCGCTAAGCTACACTTAAAAAGGCAGCGCCCTTTTTTCTAgaaaaacttccaatctattccTTAACTGTCCAGGTAGCACAAAGAATAGCAGAAATAAAAAATATATCCAAATCCGTATACTATCCTAGCGATGATTGTAAGTACTGGAGCAAGCCGAAAGCGCGCCGCCGTTATTGCCCCTCCCTCATCGGAGCCGGACAAACCTtcttgtagtagacagtcggaaaGCCGCCGTGCTAAGACTCCATATGACCAAAGCACTAGAACAACAACCACCGCCGATAAAGAGAAGCGTAGATTAGAAGGATCCAACCTGTAGACACACGTAGACATACATTCACGTGGATCCACCGAAGACAAAGCCGACCGAATCTCATGGGATCCGCCGGAGACAAACCTCCACACGCCCTCCAACGATACGATGCTAGAAACACCACCGAAATAGGGGCTGGGCGAGGAGGACCTCATTCCATCTACAGAGAGCCGCCAGCACCTGGCATCTCTGAGCAGGACACAAATTCTAACAAAACATAAAAAAACGGAGCCCTCTCGCCAGCAGGGGTGGGCTCCACCGCACCCCATGGCACTAAGACCACATGAGACGAGGTAGACCGACGACAAAATGAAAAGCATGGCATTTTTTGCTACCTACACATGTATGTCACTTTAGTTCACCTATAGAGTTCACGGACAAATGAAAATTACAATTCTCTTTCAGTGTATCTGTAAAGATCCCCTGTATCAAGTGTGAAATTTTGGAATGTACATGTTACATGACATGTCCAACATGTGAGATTGTTCTAGTACGTTCTCAAAACATCTCATGTCCTAGCTGCATAGAAGGAGCTCTTTCCCCTATGAGAAAAAGTATATGCCCCTCTAGAACATGCTTTTTTTTCCTGTTCCTTCGATCCTACTTTGTCATACCACTTTGTGTGCTTGTCATTTTTTGACTCATTCAAAATATAAAACTCTTTTGCACATAGTATGATTTGTGCTTTATCAACATCGTAGTTCAACTTGTCTTTCTTTCGGTCACAACAACCACCTCTTTGTGTCTCTCAAGATTATATTGTTGAAGTAATGTTTTTTGGTTGACCATATACATATTCTTCTAAGAGAATCAGAACATTGTTGGATAAGCTGGGAGGGAGATCCTTACCCGAGACTATTTAACATCCATTATTCATCAGCTAATAAGGTTAAAATGGCTCGTGTTgctaggaagggggggggggggggtccaagTGGGATACAAAAGAAATTTCTCCTGGTGTTGTTAGATTAGTTAAGATGTCTCTCCTCCTATGAATACAGATGATCACCGCAAAGATTTGCTCCCTAGTAAGGATTTCACTAGTGATAACGGAAATCAACTTGGTGAATCTTCGAACCTAGGCAGTACTGAGTATGAGCAAGGATGTACTAACAGGTTAAAAAAAGATATCAAGGAAAGGCATTCTAAAGCATCATCTGATAGGTCCATAATATTGATGACTGTAGTACTGAGTATGAGCAGGAATGCTATTGGAAGGCTCAAGAGGTGCATACTAATGATGACTGCGGTAAGTTAGCTTTGCAAAAGGCAACTGGTAACCAAGGTATGTGTAGAAATACCGATGATAGAAGATGTGGCGAAAGATGGGGCACAACTGTTAGCCGTGGTCATTCTTCTAGGATGTCGTCTTATGACGCCCATGTTTATAATCGTGCACTAACCATACACGCATCATGCACGATCACGAACGATGACTCACATCAATACAATAACACAACTCCATGACACAAATATAAACATAAAtttttatattacaagccagggccACGAGGACCCATAATACATCAGTACAAATAGCAAGTTTAGTCTGGATACAGACGATGTTAATTTCCTTTCCTTCAGAAAGCTGAGCAAAACAACGACACTAGATtgaaaggcaaggcctcctgcctgggacctccgaACTGCTCGTTGATGTCAGTTTCCACGTAGTAAGCTCTGCCGGGGTAACCTGCACCTGTGGTGCTACCAGCTGTTGCAGCAATTGGATCGAATGAAAAGAGTAGCAAAGGAATGATGAGTAcacatccaaagtactcacaaaaCTTACATCAGATATATTCTaaatatgcatcggtatcaaagGAAAAGGGGTAGATctgtggactaaactgcagaaatgccagaataagggggaaGAAGCtcatcctatcgaagactacatCTTTCAACAATATAAGAGAGGAGCGTATCTAGTATCATCTTGCACATACATTTAGCAATAACTTGCCCAGAGATCCTTATTAAGTATCTGATTTTAGTTGTAAGAGGTCaggatacaactccaagtcatCCTGTTACCGTTGGCACGTCTATATTCGAATAGTTTAACATGTTGGAAGTATGCCCTAAAgccaataatattgtattattatatttaaattttcataattaagagtttatatttcatgctataaTTGCTCTGATATTGGAATAtgtgattcagtggaaaactcatatgcacgtgtgaaaTGATAAACGGTAAGGAGTAGGCTCCtggtcttgcctctaagactggctcaagtgttgttgatgatcatgttttccaaATCTTAGGATATTGTTAAGTGTAACGATTGttctaaaacaacattgagatgtaacatcccaaaaattctaaattttggaatgttatattaaatagatagttttgattgattgtttgattgattgactgaaagtgagtgaattcgaaacttttgaaagttaaatgagagggaataaaaggactttcccaaactttcactttgcttttatgatctccgtgaattcaaattcttttcaaatacaaaaccctagagagaagatgacatgacttcttccattttaaataaatgaaaagggtttttgaaaatatttgaatttcacttggaaatatttcaaattcagaaacttcaagcaactcaatgattttcatgagagaagataaaatgacttcttcaaattatatgaaatatgagttgggagtttcaaagaaatCCAATTTAACGTccttttgaaaattatttttcacttgggagttatttgggttttaatcaaattatttttctccaaaaataaaatatattgaaattagggtaaaatgattccctacatcagaaaattggagagaaataaatttgaatttattttagtatttttaaaatgattttatgaggttttaattgcaacagtagcactctttgctttatttgaatttttgttgattttatttgatgctagaaTAATGTTCAGCTTGTAGGAAATCATTTTCTAAAAACTTTGATGTATAATATGCCTatgttttatttttagttttttcgcttttatttatttttgctttctgCAAAATGTTTTTTTAAATTCTCTTCCGACCGTaccgggccggcccagctaaaccAGCCAGGCGACAGCCCAGCCGGCCCAACCGCCCGTCTCCTTCGCGCGCCCGACTCCAGGCGggagtccgccgccgccacggctcGCCGGCGCCGTCTCCCTGCCGGACTTCTCCCTTGACCCCTCCACGCCACGCGCCTTCCCCGACCCCCAATAAAGCCGCTGCCCCTCTCTTTCCTCCTCCGCGCATcgcgccgcagccgccgccgcactcgccggaacccgccgccgccggcgagatcCGCTCGCCGCTCCCGCGCCGTTTCGACGCGGAAGTCGAGCGCCGCCACCACCTTCGGATCTGCCTCGCCGAGCCGCTTCACCCCGTGCCTCCGCCCGATGCCGCCAgccaccggagccgccgccccggacgagaccgaagccgccgccgtcgtcctccccGACTCCAGCGATCGCCGCGATAACCGCCGCCTCCCGTCCGTTGGATCTGGATCCAACGATCCAGATCGCGTCTTGGTTTTTCTTTTCCAGAACGTTTTTTTTGTGAGCGTTCACTAGTTCGATCTGTTCAGCGAGCATATTCATTAGATTAGGTTCTGAAATGAACGTTCGTTGTTtagtatttttctttttctttttaatttcggccagggacctatttgTAGT contains:
- the LOC109781963 gene encoding uncharacterized protein, with the translated sequence MTDQISTIILRVDLDCHQCYKKIRKILCSLQDQERIRTISFDTNNNAVIIDGPFDPHKLSCRIRCKGGKVIKGVQIMGDGKPEEMAGPPPSNSRKKKSKSKGKGKGSPPPPAEQPQEYHPQPPTEQPQTYYPQPPTEQPPAYHHQPPTEQPPEYHPQQPTEQQPAYHPQPPAEQPPEYHHPQQPPPDREMSATMQAVREEERPQERPAELEKPKEMQVHFVPEAGPECHKNPRERRHPMGEMPSWNGPPMVEIPSLPARPVGPCRCTCCASCYQGYYGSCRCSDCGRTYGYTAAVALPPPAGCYGGARTPYCGGYSGYRVICEEDQAGACTIM